One region of Candidatus Eisenbacteria bacterium genomic DNA includes:
- a CDS encoding XRE family transcriptional regulator — MDVSSVIGERLVELGLEQKELAAAAEVTESYISQLLTRKKSPPAPDRTDIYEKIEIFLKITSGKLSKLAEIQRRDELKRHLADPPVPLLRLVRELILRKCPPSKEKQLRGIFEKEPFGEFERLVTQKLLDVVKRVAREELGNEAWLQRVARLSDRSYEQMRVVVLEFLDTDVFNVSAENCVAFLEPLIESWDIELASFAMEVVLNRRLASGDPHRVEFVEREPGHRSEEEQGLKEFLEDATLSGGASEEEVQFLKALRFRGKRPTPLYYYRELQNLRDPLHFRRLGTDGENRGG, encoded by the coding sequence ATGGACGTATCCTCGGTGATCGGCGAGCGGCTTGTGGAGCTCGGGCTGGAGCAGAAGGAGCTGGCGGCCGCCGCCGAGGTAACGGAGTCCTACATCTCGCAGCTCCTGACCCGGAAGAAATCCCCACCCGCTCCGGATCGAACCGATATCTACGAGAAGATCGAGATCTTTCTGAAGATCACGAGCGGGAAGCTCTCGAAGCTGGCCGAGATCCAGCGCAGGGACGAGCTGAAGCGACACCTGGCAGATCCCCCGGTGCCCTTGCTGCGCCTGGTCCGCGAGCTCATTCTTCGGAAGTGCCCCCCAAGCAAGGAAAAGCAACTACGCGGCATCTTCGAGAAGGAGCCTTTCGGCGAGTTCGAGCGCCTCGTCACGCAGAAACTGCTGGACGTGGTGAAACGGGTCGCCAGGGAGGAATTGGGGAACGAGGCCTGGCTCCAGCGGGTGGCCCGGCTCAGCGATCGCTCCTACGAGCAGATGCGCGTTGTCGTCCTGGAATTCCTGGACACTGACGTTTTCAACGTCTCCGCCGAGAATTGCGTTGCCTTCCTGGAGCCCTTGATTGAATCCTGGGACATCGAGCTCGCCAGCTTCGCCATGGAAGTGGTCCTGAACCGGCGGCTCGCGTCGGGGGACCCTCACCGGGTCGAATTTGTCGAGCGAGAGCCCGGCCATCGTTCCGAGGAGGAGCAGGGGCTCAAGGAGTTCCTCGAGGACGCGACCCTTAGCGGCGGCGCTTCCGAGGAAGAGGTCCAGTTCTTGAAAGCGCTGAGATTCAGGGGGAAGCGTCCGACCCCGCTCTACTATTACCGGGAATTGCAGAATCTCCGGGACCCGCTTCACTTCCGCAGGCTTGGCACCGATGGAGAGAACCGAGGGGGCTGA